A segment of the Colletotrichum destructivum chromosome 3, complete sequence genome:
AAATCCAGTGGAAAGCAGTTGTCTCGCAGAGGAAATTCAGCTGAAGCCAAGGAGAGTTTTTGGCAACATATCTCACGCGTCTCGATAACGTAGTAGCGGGTAAAACGGGGCGAGAAGCCAAGGGGGTTGTCGAGTCAGGCCGAACGCAACCTTGTCCCTGCAGAGGAACTTCACAATAGAGAAGGCACATGTGTGGACGATCCCCTTGTGATCAACTACTATAGACCGGCGTTCTGGAGACATCGATGAATGTTATGTCGGCATATCTTTGTGCCTTCCCCCCCCGGTCTCGGGACTATCAAGAGGCCGATTGCGTGTGACCTCTTGATCCTGCCGGTTGACCTTGGCGTTTGCGGGAAAACacaacctcctcgtccctcttttcctttccagGGTGACGGCTTTTGGATGCAGCATATGTAGACTAGTTGGTTTCAGATCGTTCTGTGGTTTTGAAGCAACTATACTCTTCTTATGAGGAGGACCTACAGTCACAGCTACATAACAGACCTGCCAATAACTTGTATGTACCCTTTCATTCAACTTGCTTCTTCTCACTTGTAGTTCGTGCTCAGTCTTACATACAAATTGAATCATGTGAGAGCTTTCAGTGAAAGAAACTAATTTTGTAGCAAATAGTATTTCGAGGGTGTGGCTGTGTGGCGAAGCAACTGAGAATGGCGAGTCGCGTCAAATTAACAAGAGGATCCGTCAACACAACCTTATTTAAACATGCTTGTCTACGACAACTTGAACCCTAGGCTGGCGCCTTTTGACCAGGCGGAAAACATCTCCCCgagaggcggtggtggtgtaAGCCAGGCGCCGTGTTCATGTTGACACAGCAGACTCGGACCGGACTCGTGGAGAACAGAGGGCGGATTTACGCCCGTCATTCCTACGGAAGACGAGAAACATGAATCACCATTTCCCCTTGTTCGACAGCGGATTCGAGATACGTGCGGGCGGGGGGAGGACAAGGCGGTCGACCACCACCGGTCGTGGTCCGTAGGCATCCCACCGACGCCAAGGAGCCTGGGGCAAGCTTCAGATACAATGGGATTGTCGAGCCAGGAGAGGGAACTGTTCAGGGACATGACCAGGATCATAAGTGGGAAGAGTCACGGAGACTTCCTATGGCACTTGAGTAGTTCAGCCTTGGTTTCCGAAAGCGACATCAACACCTTCGAGTCTGCCCCTGGCCCGTCGGCATGGTGGAAGGGGTCTCTCGTTAAACCGACTTATATACCCTTGGGATGTTCTTCCCAACTTCTTGAACTTGTCCGTGAACCATTCGCATCCATCATACATACACGAAAAACACCTCACGCTTCTCCCTGTAACTCCATCATCATGGCAAAACTCACGCCCCTGACCTTCacccttttctttctccatGGCACCTACGCCATCCCAACCCCTTCTCAGCCCATCTGCCGCGGCGTAGACATCACAGCAACCTCCCCGAACCCTTCCCTCAACCTTATCGACCGCTCGACGCCCTTATCCCCCCGCGCCCCACCCGCCTCCTTCACGGCAAATCCGTCTATCGGCCACGGTGGCTCCTCCTTCCGGGACTCGGCTCACTTCCGCGCAGGGTTCAAATCCATACCACGAAATCCACATATGGATCCACAATATGGATCCATgtccattccattccattccacgTAGGCTTCAGCCTTTCCATATTCACGCCACAGAACCCCTTCCATATGTTCCATATGTGGAAATTGTGGAAAGGATTGAAGATTTAGGTGGGGGCTGAAAAAACCTGGATTTCCTTGTGAAATAGCGCATACCCCAAGTACTTTCtatcgccaacgacaacgcaATAGCAACAATTTTCCACCCCGTTTTACCCGTACACGAAGTTCAAACAAGTCTATTCTAGGGGGGTTACTACTACTCACGCCCTTATTTCCCCAAATCGAAATGGCCGCCCTCCATCCTACCAAGTCAACCACACCCGTTCCAGAACGTacagaagaagacaatcaACGACTCTTTCAGCTCTACAAAGGCTGGACCTTgacggagagagacggccaagtGCGTCAATGGGTATATCAGTTCGGCTACGAtatccagcatgcccagaAAGGGGAACGCCGATGGGTGTGTTGCCTTTGCATCAAGCaaaagcggccgaggccaaagagTTATGCCATCAAAGGGTTGCAGAATGCGGAGGGTCACCTGTACGCGGACCACAATGGCATTATGGATCCGACAGGCAAGAGGCAAAAGCCTGCCAAGGCATCTGAGAAAGCACATCAGTCCATTGCAACAATTCTACAGTTGAACCCGAAGGAGCCGAAGGAACAAGATTTGATCAATACCTTGATCAAACGTTTTGACAAAACTGTATTCCAGCAGAAACTTGTCAACTGGATTGTCAATTCTAACCAATCCTTCTCGATCGTTAACGATCAAGATCTTCGAGACATCTTCAACTACCTCAATCCATCGGTGGAGATCACAAAAGCCAACATTACTGACGTGACCGTGCGTGCCATCGCAGAGCGAGAATTTACTAACAACATGGAAAGAGTGAAGGACGCTTTGCGAAAGAGTCCGGGACAGATCCATATCCAGTACGATGGCTGGAAGTCTGGTAACCGACACGCCTTATACGGCATCACATGTGTTTTTCGGGATTCAAACAATCGGCCACAGAAGTGTGTCCTCGGACTGCCTGAGCTTACAGAGAGGCACACAGGCGAGAATATCGCCGGGCAGATCATCGAGATCATTCGAGAGTACGAGATCAGCGATAAAGTCGGATATTTCACACTGGATAATGCCGGTAACAATAAAACTTCGATGGGGGAGCTTGGATTAGAATTCGGCTtcgagtgggagaagcgATGGGTTCGCTGCGTTGGTCACGTTGTCAACATAGTAGTGAAACAGATGCTGTATGGCAAGAACCCGGATGCTTTCGAGAAAGAGGTCTTCGAAGGACTTCATACGGCAGCGAAGGAGCATGAAGtctggaggaggcgaggctCTGTTGGAAAATGGCATAACTTTGCTGTTGTAGGTGGCTGAATCCCCGGCTTTATTTGTTATACTCACGAATACCTAGGAGGTGAGCAGATCGGACACGTGGACCGATATGCTCAAGAAGGTACAGGCTATCGAGAGCCAACTCTCTGATGACGCTCAGCTCAAGAAACACCGTCCAGTTGGAGTTGTGGTCGACAATGCTACCCGGTGGCTTTCTCAATTCTCGATGATTGAGCGCGCTCTCGTCTTAAGGCCATTTTATAATTCTTTTGTCCAGAGAGCGTCAaacgagtgggagaaggtcAACTTGACGAGAGCTGGCCACATCAAAAAGGGCTCCaagctgcccttcttcctgaAGGAAGAGAATCACATGACACCTGATGATTGGCATGTGCTCGGGACTCTTTACGACATTTTGCTTGACTTCCAGCTGGTTGTGAGAGGCCTTGAGGGTGATGGGCAGGGAAAACACCGGAGAAAGGTCGAGGAAAACGAGATCGACCCTCCACTGTCTGGTAAGCCTTAATTATACTTCTCAAAAGCGGCCCGATTCTTATTCTAACAGCTGATTTGTACAGGAACAAGCTGGGATCTTATTCACGCGTATGAATTTCTTCTCGAAACCCTCGAATCCGCGAAAAGAGCAGTCGCCAATTTTCCGGACGGCCATCACCTCGCTGTCAACATCAATCTGGGCTGGCTCAAATTGAACGAATACTACGAGCATCTGAACGATAGCCCCTTGATCTATGGCGCCGCAGTTCTTCATCCTGCCTACCGGTGGGCACTGTTTGACGATTTGtggggagacgacgacgaaagacaGTTATGGATTaccaaggcgaaggagatggtccaggatctctgggagagagagtataGGGACCTGGAGGTCGATGACCCAGAGATTGAGTTGCCTGCCAATAAGCGGCTGAAGACCTCAAGAAACAAGTTCACAGCGTGGCGCACAAAGAAGCGAGGACtgacggccgggggggtTTCTGTTACCGAGTCGCCAATTCAATCCCCTGCTCAATCGCCTAGGTCCTCAGTTGGCGGTCTGGATCTTGATGAATACGGGCAGTGGCAGCGTGATATcgaggatgctgatgctTCTGTCACAGATCCCTACGAATACTGGCACATGAGGCGGCTTAAATACCCCCGGTTGTCTAGGATGGCCTTGGATCTGCTTACTGTGCCACCAATGTCAGCCGAGTGCGAGAGGTTATTCTCGACCACTGGCCGCATGGTGACCAAGAGCCGCAATAGGCTAGATGCCAGCACAATTGGGCTTTGTCAGACACTACGGAGTTGGTTGCGTGCCGGTTTGATCGGGTCGCTAGATAGGATTCTGATGGACGAGTGACAATAACATCGACGTCACCAAGGCATGGATGCGGCCCACTAATTACCATTGTTAGACAAAGTAGGTTTCCATTCCACCCATTCCACAATATGGATCCATTTCCATAATGGATCCATTTCCACCCATTCCACATCGAAGTTATTAGTCAGCATCCATATCCACGCCATATTCACGAATGTGTCGTGGAGTGTCGTGGATTTGAACCCTGCTTCCGCGTCTACGCCTCAGacctctccgccgccgaccgcgCCCTGCCGCTACTCGAAGGCGCATATGCTTgcttcgtcgacgccctcggctgGCGCTCCACAGGTCTATCCTACAACGACGACTACAACGCCGATGGGCCCTGGACCAAGCTCAACGTCTACAGCGTCGACAGCCTTCCCGGCGCTGCCGGCGTCATGCgctccgacgccgccacggGAATGGCCTGGCTCGAGGTCGCGAACCCTCACCTTGCCACCTCCGTCACGGTCCACGAGTTCGGCCACGGCTTGCACTACCACCAGCAGACGTGGGTGCACCAAGGCCGGACCGGCGCGTGGTGGGAGACGCTGGCCAACTGGGTGTCAGACACGTTCCTGACCTCGCCGCtgtgcgccgccgcccgaagCGCCAACGGGCAAGCCACGCCCTCGACAAGCGAGATTAACGTCGTCAAGACCATCGGCGACTCCTTCCAGGTCATAGTCGacggcaccgccggcagTGGCAACTACTACCAGGCGTGGCCGTTCTTCACTTACATCACCAACAACCCGGACGgcttcgccggcctcggccgcgacgtGATGCGTCAGCTGATGGTGCGGTACAGTCCCAACTCCAACGAGACGCCGCTGCACACCCTCCAGCGCGTCTCCACGGGCGCCTCGGTTGCCAAAATCGTTGGCAAGTACTGGGCGCGCATGGCGTACCTCGACATCGGCCACCAGCAGGCACAGTCTGTCTTCTTCAGCCAGCGGGGGCACGTCAACTTCGCCAACGTCGACTCAGCGGGTACCGGCAACTACCGCGTCAAGTCTGACAGGAGACCGCGGTACATGGGTGCCAGCGTGATCCCGCTCAAGAACCCTTCCGGCACGGTGAGTGTCAAGATCACGACGAGCGGACAGCTAACATCGCACCTGGTCGTGCGGAACACTGGGAGCGGCGCCGTGAGGTATATTGAGTTGGTCAACGGCGCTGGAAGCGTGAGTGTtgctggcggcgaggaggcaaGCCTTGTTGTCGCGAACACGCCGGCCAACCTGGTGCTGTTTGATCCGTTTGCCTTGTCGGACGAGGTCAACACGGGCGTTGACTACTCCTTCACTCTGTCTGGGGCGACGGCTTAGCTGgcagatggatggatgatgggtACGCAAGTGTTCGCGGTGTATTGTATATACTTCTTGTACATGACTTCTTTTCGGTGGTTGCATATTGACATCAAAGCGTTgacatcgacgacttcgTCCAGTGAATCTGGGAAACTCTATGACAGTTGGCTATTTGGGGTTCTGTGTCCAGCCTGGTAACCCATGAGGAGCGAAGATACGCGGTAGAAGTCCATTTCGGGACCCGAACTCATGACATTGGCAAAGCCAGAAGGTCAAATGCAACGATGATGTTCAAATACGACGACTCCAAGGCGTGGCCGGATAGACGTCCAATCGACGAGATCCATATCAAGGACCTTTGCCGCCACTGACAGCCCACTTCTCGACCAGAGCCCAAAGTTCGGCGCCGCTTTCCCTGGCCCCTCCTTCACTCTGGTCGTCATCTGCCAGAAGCGCTTTGATTTCTTCGCGATCCGGCACGGCGTAGCTTGGGGGCCTCGTCTCGCTCTCCTGGATCGCCAACTTCACCCAGGGGTCAAGATACTGCTTCGCTTCGGCGGGTATATCCAACTTCATCGCCCACGCCATGGCTTGAAGCGCCTGCAGAAGGTACATGGACATGCGAACAACACGGGCAGagaggccgccgatgatgcaGAGGCGCGTGAACAGGTCACTCGTGGCGGCGTGGTTGTCGTTGAGAAACGGCATCAGGTTTTGCGTAGCCACAAAGACTTGGCGGGTAATGTAGGAGTGGGTGATGTATCGTTGTAAGTATGCTTCTGCAATGGTCGTGTCGGATATGCAGTGCTGCAGGCAGAGAGATTTCACGGTAGTGGTAGGTGTCGTAAAGGGGGTATCGAACTTTGTTGATGGGTGGAGGGACTGCAGAAGAACGTATGCCATTTCGTTCTCGTGCATCCTGGACAAGGTTAGGAAACATTGCCGGTCTTGGGGCGAGTTTGCTTACCTGAGGAAGCAGGTCGCGGGAGTGAAGTTAATTTCGACATGGAAACGGGTGGGCAAGGCCTCCCTAAACTCCTGTAACCTGCAATACCAGTGCTTCTTCCTCCTGACGTCTTCTATGCTGCCCTTTATGGTGCTGCCGGAAGTGAGGTACTGCATGATGTCGTATTGTAAACAGGCGAGGTTTGACACGACAGTGGCCATGCCCGGCACGATGGGTATCTGATTCGTTGATGCCAGGTGCGGCCGTCCGAGGACATCAATGTTGCCTCTTGGCTCGATGGCGTCTCTGCCGTGGTTGTCGAATAATCTTGGTATTGAAGGTGGGGGGATATCGGCGACTGTGTTGTAGAAATACGAGATTCGACTATGAGCAAGAATTAGCATCTGATGTGACAGGAAGGAAGCTTTGAGGGGGAGGTGTCAAGTGTTGAAGAGCGTATCACCTTTccatgaagaagatggcccaTACCGCCCTTGAAATGCACAACATCTCGACAGCATCGGCCGGGTCGTCTTTGTTGAGCATGGCGAACCGCCGCTCGGGTTTGAATCGCTTGTACCGCTCCCAGGCCATGAAGCGGTACATCTTGGCGCCGGACTCGTCTCCAGCGATGCTGGCCGACCAGTCGACGAGTACGAGTGCCAGAATGGTGGGTATTGTGGCGCGTCCATGACTTTTTTCCAGCAGCTGCATAACCTCCTCCCGGAACAGTCTGGCGAGGTCTCTGCCAGTGACGGCACTGAACTGTTTAGCGCTCTCGAGGAATGGCTGGCGAATGAACACAGGCGGTCAGCGTGTCCAAGGCGAAGATAGGACAGATGAGGACTGTTGCGGACTCACTGCGCGAACTGCACAAATAGcattgacgaggacgggCGAGCACCACTTGGCTTGCTTGATGCTGCCGGCTCGCATGTCGTCGACAAACACGGTTTGCTCGATGGCCGGGAAACAGCTCACGTTGTCCCAGATGAAGAAGTCGGCGATGAGCTCCGACACTAGACCATCGTCTACCACGGTGGTCCATGGTTTGGCGGGCACGCGGATGGGGCTGTTCTCGAGGGCTTTTTCGTTGATCTTGGCCAGTCTCGAGTCGTGTAACCGATCATTCGTCGATAGCGTGGGGAGCAGAATTTCTGCCTGGCGGATGGACTCCAAAACTCTGAGGGGATCGCCCGAGACTCGGATGCGGCGGAAAATTTCCTTtgcctcgtcctcggtctTGGTGCAGACCATGCGGAAGAGGTCTCTGTACTGTGCGTTTTCCACCTCCAAGACGTTGGCCTTGCGTTTGAGGGCGAGACTCACCGTCTCGCCCTGGTTCGCCTCGTAGTGGCAGTCGACGCCTCGCTTGGAGCAGTGCTGGCATTTCGGGCGTTGGCCATCGCACTGGAtaggggggaagagagagacgaaAAAAGTCAGCCTGGGAGGTGGGTAACGTGCATGTAAGAGTCTGTAGGGGGCGTGGGATGGGAATACATGGCAactctttctccttctttctgTCCctctgtctccctctctcgcgTGGTTGTTATCTCACCTTGGCCTTTCTCCGTCGACAGTTGTCGCAAGCAACGGCAATGACCTGTCGCTTGGACGCAATTGCACGCGGCTTCGGGTCATCTGAGGACTCAACGCTCTGACTCCTGGCCTCGGTGTTCGAAGCCTTGCTCGAGGACTCATCGCTGTTGGTCGCCTGTCCTCCCGTTCCACGTGCAGAGGCGGAGGGTTgctgggccgccgccgcagctgctgctgcggttGCGGGTGTAGGAGGGAGAGAACCGGAGGGCTGGGCACTGGGCGCGGGAAGAATAATGCGGCGACGCTTCGACGAGTGCGACATGAAGGTTAGGAGGGGATTCGCCAGGcgtggtggtgttgtgaTTTGAAAGGGGAAAACCACTTTTGATTTTGCTTTTGCTTTCGTTTTCGTTATTTGGCCATGTACGGTACGGGTGTGGATATGTATGTGTGGCTTTGTTCCGTCGAGTTTCTTACGAGCGTGGTGTTGGTTGGTTTAACGGCACATACAGGAAGAATTCTAGTTCCCTCCCCCCGTGGCTCTCTTGCTCGGTATCTCTCTCCTCAAAAAGGCATGGGGTCAGTGGGATGTAAGTGATTAGATTGGCATAAGCTGGATGACTGTATGGGTGGCTGACTGCCTAGGTCGAGTGCggatgctgttgctgtgcTGGGGAGGGCAACAAACAAGAGGGCAAACAAGCGGTGCGGTGTGATGTGGTGCTTTCTTCACTGCTTCACTGGggcttccttccttccttgcTTCCTTacttccttccttctttcGTCCACCGCTGAACCCTCGATCTCGATCGGTGGGTCCCCTAGTCAGAAACCCGTCACGTGGGGCTGTTGAGGGGGCTCCCATCATTGGTCGCGCGGCACCTTCCGACCAATGGGAGCATGTCGGAGCTCGCTCCTACAGTCGGGGTGGAGTCTAGACCACCCCTCCGCCGACGGATGGGAAAGAGCAGAATAGCGAGGGAAAAGGGGCATGGGAAAGTGGAAAGTGCCGGTGGAGCTGCATGCGAAACAGACTTTGGGGAGAAAAACACAACAAGACAGGGAACCGGAAGGGAAAACGAAAGGAAAAAATAGACCCGACGGATAACGTAGGATGGGGAAGCAAAGCGATTAAAATCATCTAGGGAAAGAAAATTGAGTGCAGCACGGTGACGGAGGAGAGGTGTGCTACATTCTCCCATCCAAACCCGATAGACCTGGCTGGGCCCTCATCCGACCACGTCCCCGGCTTACTAGTGGCTGGCTCTCAGTCTGCCTGCATGCCACAACATGATCGGAACTAATTTGATTCCACATACATAACATAGTCAGAATCAGACTGGTGAATGAATGCAAAGCGGGATGTGcgtatatgtgtgtgtgtgtgtgtggtgtgtgcttgtgtgcgtgtgtgttcTTGTACTTTCTATTGATGGGAGAAGAGTGTGTGGattttccttcctcctctgtGTGACATGCGTGGATGGAAACACCGTGTGTAATCATTGTGTCGTCCCAGGGAGGTGCGATGGGAGTTCGTTCTTCCCTcaaccaccaacaccaaccgCCGGAATAGCCCGGGGTACTGTCTCGTCAATGCCTTTGTACCTTGTGCCGTGACCCGTGTCGTGTACCTTGTCCCTTGTACCAGCGTACAATAGGTAtagtacctacctagggaGGCAGCTACCTATGGAGCAGCTGGTGTCAGTTTCATCtcggctctctctcttccttcgTGCCTTTCTCCTTGCTTTCCGCCATCGCCTCGTTATCTCAAACTTCACTATTGCCGCCTATTCTGCGACGCCGTTCAGCACATCGTAGCCACTTTCCGCCAACCACTCTTTGACGAGCCCATCCGTGTACTGATCCGGCGTTGCAACGTCGAACAAGAATGCCAACGTGTCGCTCTCAACAACCCCCCGACCACCcatgccaccaccaccaccactaccaccatcaccactgctgctgcagttCCCTTGACCCCTTGACGAGCCAAATGACCCCCCTGACACCCCTGCAACCGCTCCATCGGGTATGTCGAAATCTGCCGGTGCCCCAGCCGCTGTCTCGGCTCTGAGGCCGCTCCGGTCCTGCAGTTGTGAGACATCTTCACACTGATACCACTCGCGAGCCAATAGCCGCACCGCTCGCAACGCCCGCTCGCTCCACGCCCACCATGCCGTCCTGAGATCTCGCAGCGCGTCGATGCACGTCTGCAAGTGCCTGATCGCCTGCTGCCTGTTCGGGTTCGTCGGGCGCGCGTCGATAAGGTGGATGACggtcgccgagaagcagaGGTGAACCGCCGCGATGGGGATGCGCCGCTGCAAGGCCTGTCAGTGTCCACACCAAATTTGTCTTCGGAACTGATCTCACGAGTGTGTATTGTTGTTTGTACACTCTCAGCAGCCTCGCAatctccgccgccgagtcaCGACATGTTGCCATGTGCCGGTTCGCATattcgtcgccttcgtcgtcttcgtcgccgatATTCTCCAGTGATGCGTCGacaccaacaaccaaccGCCGCTTCCTCTTGTGTACGAGCGGTCTGTGGAGGAGAATGAGATGCGCGTGGTACTGTATGCTGCATAAGTTAATTGAGTCAGCCAAATAACGACAAATGAGAGTCCGTCTACGGCTTGCGCGGCCGCCAACCTACTGAAACAGACACACGTGAGGAAGCATCGGCGTCTTgatcgaggccggcagccGCAGGTAGCTCGGCAGCTCCCTATAATGTGTGCGTAGTTCCACGTCTGTTTTGCTGACAATGTCTTCCATTTCTGGAATGGCCAGTTTACGGTTTGCTGCGTAACTACCTTTTTGTCAGCCTGAAAGCTGCCAGTCGCGACCAAGGGTCTCTCATACATCTCGTCCATCGATTCGCACGCAATCGTCATGATCTCCGATAAATGGCACGCTGTCGACGATATGTGCGAATGAATGCCTAACGACTTttcgccgccgagcgagTCGGAGCCTGGCAGCCAGGGAGTGAACTCTTCAACGGTGTCGATGCTGGGTTTCGGGCATGATATGGTCGATTTTGGCGTGCTGCTTGGCCGGCCCAGGCCGATGGCGAACAGTCTTTGCGAGTTGTCAGCGTCTTGTCGACAAACAGAACAAGCGTCTGCTTACTTGTCGACGACGTAGCATCCCCACCACGTTACTTTCCTTGCTtcagcctcttcctccgaCACCAAGCCAGCAGTTGTCCACTTGGAACCGTCGAGATGCAGGCCGAGGTTGTGTGCCATTCTTGTTGCGTTGCCTGGTTCTTGGTCAACGGGACGTCGTCTCCACATTGGCTAAATCATCCTCACCTGAATACAGCCATCCCAGCGCCTCCTTGCCGTCCGACATGATTCGCAAAGCCAAGAGGCATGCAGACTGAACAGTCGTAATAGAAGGCGCCTCACTTTCATACAGGAGCAGTATCTTGGCTTGCTCGCAAAACGCATCCCCGGCGGTACTCGGCTCATCGGCCACAGACCTCAGCTCAATACGGTCAGAGTACCGCGCCgcgatggcgaagatggAGCACAACAGGAGCGGCGAGCAGTATTTCCCATCGTTTTCGCCCCGAAAGCTTTTGAGAAACGCGCTCTTGTGGATCACGTAGTTCCATGGGTTCTGCCATCGCCAGTAGAGCTCAAGCAGGTGCTCCTGCAGCTCACTGGAGACGCTCACGATTTTTCCGAGTTGAGCCGCAGCGGCCAGGCCTTGTCTTCGGACTCTGAGCGACGGCTCGTGGGGATTGGTATCGCAGAGGGGCTCCCGGACGAGGTTGTACGAACTTTGCGATCCAAAGTAGTGCAGTTGGCCATCGTCTATGACGTTAAGGCGACCGACCAGGCCGGTGAGGTCCGAAAGAGGGCTTTgttcatcgtcttcgccggTGCTTTCAGCCTGATCGGCGTCTTGAGTGTTTGGGTTGCTCTGAGTTGATGCCGGTTGAGAGCCTAGCGATACTACCTGAGCCTCCAGGTGTCGGATCCGGGTCTGCAGGGACTCGACATATTTCTTGCTGGGCGGTCTGACATCACACAAATCGTTAAAACTGAGAGCTCGTCTTCTCAACCGGTTACCGGTGGACGTTACCGTCGTTTATTGTCCGCGTGCTGAAACTCACACTCGGTCCCTTTCCTCACACACGAGCCACAGACAGGCTGCTGGCCATCGCACTATCATCTCAAGTCAGCCACGCCGCTAACCCATCTTCAAGCAAACGAGAGAATTCTGGGTAGAAGAAACCGGCGGCTTACTCGCATGCGCCTCTGACGGCACGCAAGACAAGCGATCGAGACGCGTTGTCTCTTTGCGCCCTCTCGCAGCGCGGCGGAGCTCGACATTGTCTATTCAACTAACTCCCTTGATGAGTAGAGCTTCAAGAGGACTAGGGAGACGTGTTATAAAACAAAGACGAGAGATAAGAGTAGCAAAGATCCGGTAGGGGCGTTTTTATTCTGGCAATGTCCTTGGCATAATAACCACCTGGTGATGTGGAAGCTGGAGTTTCGACATTACACACTACTACCACCGAAGTGACTATGGAACAACCCCGCACTCGCTCTATCGTAGAACCTGCGCTCAGCTATCAACCCTGATCAGAAGACGCTCCCGATGATCTGCTTGGACAAACTCAAAGCCAATGCACGACCCAGCTAGCGCAACCCTCGTTCCCCCGGCATCATCAAGGATCCCTGGTCCCTTCCTCCACCCAATCCATACCGTCGACACCCCCATCATCGGCTACCTACTCAGGGCTCAGCCGCGTAGAAGACTGGACGCGCAGGATACTTGTTCACGCGCAAGCTCAGCTGGTCAGGCCGGCAATAGTGTCCGACGATATCCAGGTTCTGCTTGGCTTTGGTCTTTTCGGCCAGGTCGACGTCAGCATATAGGATACACTCTTCCCCCGGCGGAGGCCGTttgacgagctcctcgccccAAGGGGAATAAATCATActgaagccgccgccgtcgcccggcGTGCTGTTAGCGTAACCGAACTCGTCGATGCGGCACTTCTTCTTGGATTCCTCGCTGACGACTTGCGTGCAGACCATGACGAAGCACGCACCCTCGAGCGCGACAATTTGCGAGAATCGCAAGCTCATCTCGTCCGATATGTGGCCCGGCCAGTCCGGGTCccgctcgccgtccttgttgGTTGGGTGCGGCCAAATGACTGGCCAGCTGGAGACGTGCAAATCGACGTTCTGCTCGTACTCGTAATACCGGAGGAGCGTTTGCGTGTGCTCCCAGCAGTTGAGCCCGCCAATCTTGACGGACGGGTAGAGGGTGCTGGGCGCAACGGTCTGGAGGGACTCGCCCTGACCGTCACCCCAGTATGCGCGCTCGACGTGCGTAGGCTTGATCttgcggcggtggtggacgatgacgccgttctcgtcgatGAAGGACTGACAGATCAGCCGATCAGAAATCAGAGACAGGgccaaggaagagagaaCGCTACTAATGCTTACCTGGGCGATGTACAGGGTGTTCTTGAAGCGCTCGCTGTAGCCGAGCACGACGAAGACCTTagcctccttgacggcggcgcagatGCGCCTCATCTCGTCCGAGTCCTTTACGAGAGAGTTGCGGAAGTATTCGTCCATGAAGGT
Coding sequences within it:
- a CDS encoding Putative nitrilase/cyanide hydratase, carbon-nitrogen hydrolase; its protein translation is MAPKLKIAAIQAEPVWQDLEGGVTKSITLIEEAAKQGANVVGFPEVFIPGYPWSIWAKSPTDNATFMDEYFRNSLVKDSDEMRRICAAVKEAKVFVVLGYSERFKNTLYIAQSFIDENGVIVHHRRKIKPTHVERAYWGDGQGESLQTVAPSTLYPSVKIGGLNCWEHTQTLLRYYEYEQNVDLHVSSWPVIWPHPTNKDGERDPDWPGHISDEMSLRFSQIVALEGACFVMVCTQVVSEESKKKCRIDEFGYANSTPGDGGGFSMIYSPWGEELVKRPPPGEECILYADVDLAEKTKAKQNLDIVGHYCRPDQLSLRVNKYPARPVFYAAEP
- a CDS encoding Putative zn(2)Cys(6) fungal-type DNA-binding domain-containing protein, coding for MSHSSKRRRIILPAPSAQPSGSLPPTPATAAAAAAAAQQPSASARGTGGQATNSDESSSKASNTEARSQSVESSDDPKPRAIASKRQVIAVACDNCRRRKAKCDGQRPKCQHCSKRGVDCHYEANQGETVSLALKRKANVLEVENAQYRDLFRMVCTKTEDEAKEIFRRIRVSGDPLRVLESIRQAEILLPTLSTNDRLHDSRLAKINEKALENSPIRVPAKPWTTVVDDGLVSELIADFFIWDNVSCFPAIEQTVFVDDMRAGSIKQAKWCSPVLVNAICAVRAPFLESAKQFSAVTGRDLARLFREEVMQLLEKSHGRATIPTILALVLVDWSASIAGDESGAKMYRFMAWERYKRFKPERRFAMLNKDDPADAVEMLCISRAVWAIFFMESRISYFYNTVADIPPPSIPRLFDNHGRDAIEPRGNIDVLGRPHLASTNQIPIVPGMATVVSNLACLQYDIMQYLTSGSTIKGSIEDVRRKKHWYCRLQEFREALPTRFHVEINFTPATCFLRMHENEMAYVLLQSLHPSTKFDTPFTTPTTTVKSLCLQHCISDTTIAEAYLQRYITHSYITRQVFVATQNLMPFLNDNHAATSDLFTRLCIIGGLSARVVRMSMYLLQALQAMAWAMKLDIPAEAKQYLDPWVKLAIQESETRPPSYAVPDREEIKALLADDDQSEGGARESGAELWALVEKWAVSGGKGP
- a CDS encoding uncharacterized protein (Putative zn(2)Cys(6) fungal-type DNA-binding domain, transcription factor domain, fungi) encodes the protein MSSSAALREGAKRQRVSIACLACRQRRMRCDGQQPVCGSCVRKGTECEFQHADNKRRPPSKKYVESLQTRIRHLEAQVVSLGSQPASTQSNPNTQDADQAESTGEDDEQSPLSDLTGLVGRLNVIDDGQLHYFGSQSSYNLVREPLCDTNPHEPSLRVRRQGLAAAAQLGKIVSVSSELQEHLLELYWRWQNPWNYVIHKSAFLKSFRGENDGKYCSPLLLCSIFAIAARYSDRIELRSVADEPSTAGDAFCEQAKILLLYESEAPSITTVQSACLLALRIMSDGKEALGWLYSGNATRMAHNLGLHLDGSKWTTAGLVSEEEAEARKVTWWGCYVVDKLFAIGLGRPSSTPKSTISCPKPSIDTVEEFTPWLPGSDSLGGEKSLGIHSHISSTACHLSEIMTIACESMDEIYAANRKLAIPEMEDIVSKTDVELRTHYRELPSYLRLPASIKTPMLPHVCLFHIQYHAHLILLHRPLVHKRKRRLVVGVDASLENIGDEDDEGDEYANRHMATCRDSAAEIARLLRVYKQQYTLRRIPIAAVHLCFSATVIHLIDARPTNPNRQQAIRHLQTCIDALRDLRTAWWAWSERALRAVRLLAREWYQCEDVSQLQDRSGLRAETAAGAPADFDIPDGAVAGVSGGSFGSSRGQGNCSSSGDGGSGGGGGMGGRGVVESDTLAFLFDVATPDQYTDGLVKEWLAESGYDVLNGVAE